GTGGTGTGACTATCTGGTTAACTGGCTTGAGTGGTGCGGGGAAAACTACTATTAGTAATGCCCTAGAGCAAGAATTGCGCGATCGTTGTTCTAAAATAGAAGTGCTAGATGGAGATGTAGTTCGCGAAAACCTGACTAAAGGTTTAGGTTTTAGCAAGCCAGATCGGGATGAAAATATCCGTCGCATCGGCTTTGTCGCCAATCTCCTCACCAGAAATGGGGTAATTGTCTTAGTTTCTGCGATTTCTCCTTATCGGGATATTCGCCAAGAAGTGAAACAAAAAGTCGGCGATTTGATTGAAGTTTATGTGAACGCGCCTTTAGCCGTTTGCGAATCAAGAGACGTGA
This genomic stretch from Merismopedia glauca CCAP 1448/3 harbors:
- the cysC gene encoding adenylyl-sulfate kinase, with translation MQAEIAEYEALKTDRIVKVKQRGVTIWLTGLSGAGKTTISNALEQELRDRCSKIEVLDGDVVRENLTKGLGFSKPDRDENIRRIGFVANLLTRNGVIVLVSAISPYRDIRQEVKQKVGDLIEVYVNAPLAVCESRDVKGLYKRARAGEIKSFTGIDDPYEAPINPDVECRTDLET